A genomic segment from Micromonospora echinaurantiaca encodes:
- a CDS encoding CGNR zinc finger domain-containing protein — protein sequence MTELNPQAPGRLELVRRFVNTLDVEAGTDRLASTDGLLKWLREVDLLQAEQSVSDAQLRRVIAVREALRDLLRANHTDTPAPESAVQVLDQAARKLSILFTRSGGWTIGSAGTGVDFLVGELVTIVIGAMNDGTWRRLKACANDTCEWAFYDRSRARSGKWCSMGSCGNRAKQQTWRHKHAHAGRYAPSAVVSDGTSTDVR from the coding sequence ATGACCGAGCTGAATCCTCAGGCTCCGGGACGGCTCGAGCTGGTACGTAGGTTCGTCAACACGCTAGACGTCGAAGCCGGCACTGATCGGCTGGCCTCGACTGATGGACTACTGAAGTGGCTGCGAGAGGTGGACCTACTCCAAGCCGAGCAATCGGTCAGCGACGCCCAGCTGCGTCGAGTGATCGCCGTCCGGGAAGCGCTGCGCGACCTGCTGCGCGCAAACCATACCGACACCCCGGCGCCTGAGTCCGCCGTCCAAGTGCTCGACCAGGCTGCGCGCAAGCTGTCGATCTTGTTCACCCGTAGCGGGGGGTGGACCATCGGTTCGGCCGGTACGGGGGTAGATTTTCTGGTCGGTGAGCTAGTGACAATCGTGATCGGGGCCATGAACGACGGGACTTGGCGCCGATTGAAGGCTTGCGCTAACGACACCTGTGAGTGGGCCTTTTACGATCGTTCGCGGGCGCGTAGTGGGAAGTGGTGTTCCATGGGTTCGTGCGGCAATCGAGCGAAACAGCAGACATGGCGACACAAGCACGCTCATGCGGGGCGCTATGCTCCAAGCGCTGTCGTCAGCGACGGGACTTCAACAGATGTGAGGTGA